The Lysobacter panacisoli genome includes a window with the following:
- a CDS encoding undecaprenyl-diphosphate phosphatase, whose protein sequence is MTELLAALLLGIIEGITEFLPISSTGHLLIAERWLGHRSDLFNISIQAGAILAVVLIYRQRLWDLAMGFVGRRALAEHSPAGMPLDATQARDYAFKLAVAFGVTAVLGVIVKKLGFELPDEVTPIAWALVLGGVWMIAAEHFAAKRAAVLGERATITWTVAILVGIAQVVAGVFPGTSRSGATIFVALLAGTTSRAAATEFAFLVGIPTMFAATAYELVSVLHNGEAAHEDWTALGVAFVASAITAFIAVKWLLHYIQSHRFTVFAIYRFVLGAALLYLVPAGS, encoded by the coding sequence ATGACCGAACTGCTCGCCGCGTTGCTCCTGGGCATCATCGAAGGCATCACCGAATTCCTGCCGATTTCCAGCACCGGCCATCTGCTGATCGCCGAGCGCTGGCTGGGCCATCGCAGCGATCTGTTCAACATATCGATCCAGGCCGGCGCGATCCTCGCGGTGGTGCTGATCTACCGCCAGCGACTGTGGGACCTGGCGATGGGCTTCGTCGGCCGCCGCGCGCTCGCCGAGCACAGTCCGGCCGGCATGCCGTTGGACGCGACGCAGGCGCGCGACTATGCGTTCAAGCTCGCCGTGGCATTCGGCGTGACCGCGGTGCTGGGCGTGATCGTGAAGAAGCTCGGCTTCGAATTGCCCGATGAAGTGACGCCGATCGCGTGGGCGCTGGTGCTGGGCGGCGTGTGGATGATCGCGGCGGAGCATTTCGCGGCCAAGCGCGCGGCCGTGCTCGGCGAGCGAGCGACGATCACCTGGACGGTGGCGATCCTGGTCGGCATCGCGCAGGTCGTGGCCGGCGTGTTCCCGGGGACTTCGCGCTCAGGCGCGACGATCTTCGTGGCGCTGCTGGCCGGTACCACTTCGCGCGCGGCAGCGACGGAGTTCGCGTTCCTGGTCGGCATCCCGACGATGTTCGCGGCGACGGCCTACGAGCTGGTCTCGGTCCTGCACAACGGCGAAGCCGCGCACGAGGACTGGACCGCGCTGGGCGTGGCCTTTGTCGCCTCTGCGATCACCGCCTTCATCGCGGTGAAGTGGCTGCTGCACTACATCCAGAGCCACCGTTTCACGGTGTTCGCGATCTACCGCTTCGTGCTCGGCGCAGCGCTGCTGTACCTGGTTCCAGCCGGAAGCTGA
- a CDS encoding TorF family putative porin, whose protein sequence is MSSRTNANKFVAASLVSAALCGLGMASAHAGVAGSVSLTSDYIFRGISQNNQEPALQAGVEYAADSGFYVGTWGSNVSWLSDTPVPDNDISNSVELDFYGGYRGKFNDTFGYDVGALYYWYPGDYPSGFNSPDTGEIYVGITAGVFAAKYSYAVTDLFGYADSDGSGYLDAAVNWEFVPTWTLNAHAGKQWIENNEDFEYLDWKVGVTKTFEGGFAVALAYTDTDAEEAFYTNVHDNFLGDNTVVLTLTKTF, encoded by the coding sequence ATGTCGTCTCGCACCAATGCAAACAAGTTCGTCGCCGCTTCGCTCGTCTCCGCCGCCCTGTGCGGCCTGGGGATGGCCTCCGCACACGCCGGCGTCGCCGGCTCGGTCTCGCTGACCAGCGACTACATCTTCCGCGGCATCTCGCAGAACAACCAGGAACCGGCGCTTCAGGCCGGTGTTGAATACGCCGCCGATAGCGGCTTCTACGTCGGCACGTGGGGCAGCAACGTCAGTTGGCTGTCCGACACGCCCGTGCCCGACAACGACATCTCCAACAGCGTGGAGCTGGATTTCTACGGCGGCTACCGCGGCAAGTTCAACGACACGTTCGGCTACGACGTCGGCGCGCTGTACTACTGGTATCCCGGCGACTATCCCTCCGGCTTCAACAGCCCCGACACCGGCGAGATCTACGTCGGCATCACCGCGGGCGTGTTCGCCGCCAAGTACTCCTACGCCGTCACCGACCTGTTCGGCTACGCCGATTCGGACGGCAGCGGCTATCTCGATGCCGCGGTGAACTGGGAATTCGTTCCGACCTGGACGCTCAACGCGCACGCCGGCAAGCAGTGGATCGAGAACAACGAGGACTTCGAGTACCTCGACTGGAAGGTCGGCGTGACCAAGACCTTCGAAGGCGGCTTCGCCGTCGCCCTGGCGTACACCGACACCGACGCCGAAGAGGCGTTCTACACCAACGTCCACGACAACTTCCTGGGCGACAACACGGTGGTGCTCACCCTCACCAAGACCTTCTGA
- a CDS encoding YheT family hydrolase, translating to MTVADYQPPSWLRNAHVQSVLGSSLLRRRHGERSLAALGAVHTDHIVDAGDGVRLQGVHSAMPDTPTRGLVLLLHGWEGSVDSSYMRLTAVELLRAGFEVFRLNFRDHGGTHHLNEGLFHSNRIDEVVRAATEVARRFPGHPMAVAGYSLGGNFALRLALRAPDAGLQLAHVAAVCPVLDPASTMDSMEHGLPLYLWYFERKWRGSLARKRELFPQTHAFDDNVLGLRMRPLTQWMVERHTDFGTLERYFDGYSIAGDRLSALQVPASILMAEDDPVIPVDTFRVLRLPNGARLEISPWGGHCGFLQSARLDGFAERWIARRVLEAID from the coding sequence CTGACCGTCGCCGATTACCAACCCCCGAGCTGGCTGCGCAACGCGCACGTCCAGTCGGTGCTGGGGTCCAGCCTGCTGCGCCGGCGGCACGGCGAACGCAGTCTCGCCGCGCTCGGCGCGGTGCATACCGACCACATCGTCGATGCCGGCGATGGCGTGCGCCTGCAGGGCGTGCACAGCGCAATGCCCGACACGCCCACGCGCGGACTCGTGCTGCTGCTGCACGGCTGGGAGGGCAGCGTCGATTCCAGTTACATGCGGCTGACCGCGGTCGAACTCCTGCGCGCGGGCTTCGAAGTGTTCCGCCTGAACTTCCGCGATCACGGCGGCACCCACCACCTCAACGAAGGCCTGTTCCATTCCAACCGCATCGACGAGGTCGTGCGCGCCGCGACCGAAGTGGCGCGGCGTTTCCCGGGTCATCCGATGGCGGTCGCCGGCTACTCGCTCGGCGGCAACTTCGCGCTGCGGCTGGCGTTGCGCGCGCCGGACGCGGGCCTGCAACTGGCCCACGTCGCCGCGGTGTGCCCGGTGCTCGATCCGGCGAGCACGATGGATTCGATGGAACACGGCCTGCCGCTGTACCTGTGGTATTTCGAGCGCAAGTGGCGCGGCTCGCTGGCGCGCAAGCGCGAGCTGTTCCCGCAGACGCACGCGTTCGACGACAACGTCCTGGGCCTGCGCATGCGTCCGCTCACGCAGTGGATGGTCGAGCGCCACACCGACTTCGGCACGCTGGAACGCTACTTCGACGGTTACTCCATCGCCGGCGACCGTCTCTCCGCGCTGCAGGTACCGGCCAGCATCCTGATGGCCGAGGACGATCCGGTGATCCCGGTCGACACCTTCCGCGTGTTGCGCCTGCCGAACGGGGCGCGTCTGGAAATCTCGCCGTGGGGCGGCCACTGCGGCTTCCTGCAGAGCGCGCGATTGGACGGTTTCGCCGAGCGCTGGATCGCGCGGCGGGTGCTGGAAGCGATCGACTGA
- a CDS encoding lysophospholipid acyltransferase family protein codes for MNAPSPHAGATAPTTAPAARALRYLVRVPLLLWHVVVDLPLTLIWTTPLTVGLRVGDEPIANRAIRAWSAGLMWIFGFRLRRFGEPLPGAAMFVANHVSWIDIETLHSQRMMGFVAKREIASWPLVGWLASRGETIFHSRGSTESLGGVLHTMLARLREGRSVGVFPEGGTRGGREIGPFHARIFLAAVEAGVPVQPVALRYGEGGDAQQVVAFQPGESFLANFLRLLGEPARLAEVHFLEPILPGEADGRRRIAELARARIVEAMTS; via the coding sequence ATGAATGCGCCGTCCCCCCACGCCGGCGCGACGGCGCCGACCACGGCGCCCGCCGCGCGCGCGCTCCGTTACCTCGTCCGCGTGCCGCTGCTGCTGTGGCACGTCGTCGTCGATCTGCCGCTGACCCTTATCTGGACCACGCCGCTCACCGTGGGCCTGCGCGTGGGCGACGAACCCATCGCCAATCGCGCGATCCGCGCCTGGTCGGCCGGGTTGATGTGGATCTTCGGCTTCCGCCTGCGCCGCTTCGGTGAGCCGTTGCCCGGCGCGGCGATGTTCGTCGCCAACCACGTCAGCTGGATCGACATCGAGACGCTGCACAGCCAGCGCATGATGGGTTTCGTCGCCAAGCGCGAGATCGCCAGCTGGCCGCTGGTCGGCTGGCTCGCCTCGCGCGGCGAGACGATCTTCCACTCGCGCGGCAGCACCGAATCGCTGGGCGGCGTACTGCACACGATGCTGGCGAGGCTGCGCGAGGGGCGTTCGGTCGGCGTCTTCCCCGAAGGCGGCACCCGTGGCGGCCGCGAGATCGGCCCGTTCCATGCGCGCATCTTCCTGGCCGCGGTCGAGGCCGGCGTGCCGGTGCAGCCGGTCGCGCTGCGCTACGGCGAGGGCGGCGACGCCCAGCAGGTGGTCGCGTTCCAGCCGGGCGAAAGCTTCCTGGCCAATTTCCTCCGCCTGCTCGGTGAACCGGCGCGCCTGGCCGAGGTCCATTTCCTGGAACCCATCCTGCCCGGCGAGGCCGATGGCCGCCGGCGCATCGCCGAGCTGGCGCGCGCGCGCATCGTCGAGGCGATGACCAGCTGA
- a CDS encoding tetratricopeptide repeat protein, with protein sequence MYEPILDALRRGAAPEALNAAREAVTAQPQDATSHRLLAAALRLGGDRDAAMAAIDQAIELAPDDANLHLERAGLLLHERQLDEAQAALARATGLDPNQFPAYIIQGQLAVGRGDLDEAERLTRTAARIAPDHPHVAALQGTLALRRGDADQALAILGTASQRAPNDLQLRHALGFAYLAKGHFAFAEQAFRALLEKDGGSRPLRMVIADLMRRQGRPGEAAEELAPLLEREGPSPALQRLMGELELEAGRNEHALELLRSAFDADPRNVRNILPLVEAWRRLGLHDDARTTVDAALREHAQSPELWHARLLFEEFASEPARAVIARWREAMPEFIPAIEAQVVVHDHAGESDEADALVRRIVELRPGYTQAEMRIVDSLLRRDPDAAVERVEGLIAQAPDANVKRSLRQLLGRCFDVAGQPATAIATWAELHAEVVDQRLPLPEISQGEREWPAVGPLPEPTPAVVLLWGAPGSLVERLAVTLDQAGAPLRVDRLGPQPPTDPMQRYTTVPGLLDGSLDPAYVAGLWRAALPARGINDGNIIDWLLWWDNALLLALRPHLPEAMVLVALRDPRDMLLDWLAYGSPVPFALPSPEAGARWLAQTLSQIADLHEHQLYSYRLVKLDTIAQDATGLAQAMADALGIRMPIPPQEALGPAHFEAGRWREYRDALGDAFALLTPVAERLGYPAE encoded by the coding sequence ATGTACGAACCGATTCTCGACGCCCTGCGCCGCGGCGCCGCCCCTGAAGCGCTCAACGCCGCGCGCGAGGCCGTCACGGCCCAGCCGCAGGACGCCACTTCCCATCGCCTGCTTGCCGCCGCGCTGCGGCTGGGTGGCGACCGCGATGCGGCGATGGCCGCCATCGACCAGGCCATCGAACTGGCGCCGGACGATGCCAACCTGCACCTCGAACGCGCCGGCCTGCTGCTGCACGAGCGCCAGCTCGACGAGGCGCAGGCTGCGCTGGCCCGCGCCACCGGCCTGGATCCGAACCAGTTCCCGGCCTACATCATCCAGGGCCAGCTCGCGGTCGGCCGCGGCGATCTCGACGAAGCCGAGCGCCTGACCCGCACCGCGGCGCGCATCGCGCCGGACCACCCGCACGTGGCCGCATTGCAGGGCACGCTGGCGCTGCGCCGCGGCGATGCCGACCAGGCGCTCGCGATCCTCGGCACCGCCTCGCAACGCGCGCCGAACGACCTGCAGCTGCGCCATGCGCTCGGTTTCGCGTACCTCGCCAAGGGCCACTTCGCGTTCGCCGAACAGGCGTTCCGCGCGCTGCTGGAGAAGGACGGCGGTTCGCGTCCGCTGCGCATGGTCATCGCCGACCTGATGCGTCGCCAGGGCCGCCCGGGCGAGGCCGCGGAAGAACTCGCGCCGCTGCTCGAACGCGAAGGTCCGAGCCCCGCACTGCAGCGCCTGATGGGCGAACTCGAACTCGAAGCCGGCCGCAACGAGCACGCTCTGGAACTGCTGCGCAGTGCGTTCGACGCCGACCCGCGCAACGTGCGCAACATCCTGCCGCTGGTCGAAGCCTGGCGCCGCCTGGGCCTGCACGACGACGCACGCACGACGGTCGACGCCGCGCTGCGCGAGCACGCGCAGTCGCCTGAGTTGTGGCATGCGCGACTGCTGTTCGAGGAATTCGCCAGCGAGCCGGCGCGCGCGGTGATCGCGCGCTGGCGCGAGGCGATGCCGGAGTTCATCCCGGCGATCGAAGCGCAGGTCGTCGTCCACGACCACGCCGGCGAATCCGATGAAGCCGACGCGCTGGTGCGTCGCATCGTCGAACTGCGCCCGGGTTACACCCAGGCCGAGATGCGCATCGTCGATTCGCTGCTGCGGCGCGATCCCGACGCTGCGGTCGAACGCGTGGAAGGACTGATCGCGCAGGCGCCCGACGCGAACGTGAAGCGCAGCCTGCGCCAGCTGCTCGGCCGCTGCTTCGATGTCGCCGGCCAGCCCGCGACCGCGATCGCGACCTGGGCCGAACTGCACGCCGAAGTGGTGGACCAGCGCTTGCCGCTGCCCGAAATCAGCCAGGGCGAACGCGAATGGCCGGCGGTGGGACCGCTGCCGGAACCGACGCCGGCGGTGGTGCTGTTGTGGGGCGCGCCGGGTTCGCTGGTCGAACGCCTCGCCGTGACCCTGGACCAGGCCGGTGCGCCGCTGCGCGTTGATCGCCTCGGCCCACAGCCGCCGACCGATCCGATGCAGCGCTACACCACGGTGCCGGGCCTGCTCGACGGTTCGCTCGACCCGGCCTACGTGGCGGGTCTGTGGCGCGCGGCACTGCCGGCGCGCGGCATCAACGACGGCAACATCATCGACTGGCTGCTGTGGTGGGACAACGCGCTGCTGCTGGCGCTGCGCCCGCACCTGCCGGAGGCGATGGTGCTGGTCGCGCTGCGCGATCCGCGCGACATGCTGCTGGACTGGCTGGCCTACGGTTCGCCGGTGCCGTTCGCGCTGCCGTCGCCCGAAGCCGGCGCGCGCTGGCTCGCGCAGACGCTGTCGCAGATCGCCGACCTGCACGAGCATCAGCTGTATTCGTACCGGCTGGTGAAGCTGGACACCATCGCGCAGGACGCCACCGGACTCGCGCAGGCGATGGCCGACGCGCTCGGCATCCGCATGCCGATCCCGCCGCAGGAAGCGCTCGGCCCCGCGCACTTCGAGGCTGGACGTTGGCGCGAGTACCGCGATGCGCTGGGCGATGCCTTCGCGCTGCTCACCCCGGTCGCGGAACGCCTGGGTTATCCGGCCGAGTGA
- a CDS encoding RDD family protein, with protein MDDLPYAAPKAVVADNAGAPRSFHIAGRWRRLFNWLIDKIVIMMLGALVFALLYAFGSSAVVAWLDGLTLVTEQLACLPLYLGYYMAMEGLFGVTLGKLLTGTRVVDERGHRILLRHALLRSMCRLIPFDALSVLMSDDSRIRGWHDSLADTYVVLRVAPAMAVAASGSEPVAAS; from the coding sequence ATGGACGACCTTCCGTATGCCGCGCCGAAGGCCGTGGTGGCCGACAACGCCGGCGCACCGCGGTCGTTCCACATCGCCGGTCGCTGGCGTCGACTGTTCAACTGGCTGATCGACAAGATCGTGATCATGATGCTGGGCGCGCTTGTCTTCGCCCTGCTGTACGCGTTCGGTTCCAGCGCGGTGGTCGCGTGGCTCGACGGCCTGACCCTGGTCACGGAGCAACTGGCCTGCCTGCCGCTCTACCTCGGCTACTACATGGCGATGGAAGGCCTGTTCGGCGTCACGCTGGGCAAGCTGTTGACCGGCACGCGCGTCGTCGATGAGCGCGGGCATCGGATCCTCCTCCGCCACGCGCTCCTGCGCAGCATGTGCCGGCTGATTCCGTTCGACGCGCTTTCGGTGCTGATGAGCGACGACAGCCGCATCCGTGGCTGGCACGATTCGCTGGCGGACACATATGTGGTGCTGCGCGTGGCTCCGGCGATGGCGGTCGCCGCATCCGGATCCGAACCCGTCGCCGCCTCCTGA
- a CDS encoding META and DUF4377 domain-containing protein codes for MKRLALLTLSVALATACSRAPETPPAAEPAATPAAATPATTTVDAAMLSAYHWKLDQAVDAKGQRIESLFARADKPVQLDFRDNRIGVANTCNRMGGGYTLEGERLTVADLASTLMACADPKLMALDQEVGKRLQGPQTAALAGGESPTLTLTGAGGDVLTFRGEATAETRYGGAGETAFYEVAPETKPCSHPLIPDKQCLQVREVHYDAQGLKTGTPGEWQPLYQDIEGFEHVAGTRNVVRVKRYAIKNPPADAPSTAYVLDMVVESELVKDAPRK; via the coding sequence ATGAAGCGACTCGCCCTTCTCACCCTGTCCGTGGCGCTGGCCACCGCGTGTTCGCGCGCCCCGGAAACGCCGCCGGCCGCGGAACCCGCCGCCACGCCCGCGGCGGCGACACCCGCAACGACCACCGTCGATGCGGCGATGCTCAGCGCGTACCACTGGAAGCTCGATCAGGCCGTGGACGCGAAGGGGCAGCGCATCGAGTCGCTGTTCGCGCGCGCAGACAAGCCGGTGCAGCTGGATTTCCGCGACAACCGGATCGGCGTCGCCAACACCTGCAATCGCATGGGCGGCGGCTACACGCTGGAAGGCGAGCGTCTCACCGTCGCCGACCTCGCCTCGACCCTGATGGCCTGCGCGGATCCGAAGCTGATGGCGCTGGACCAGGAAGTCGGCAAGCGCCTGCAGGGTCCGCAGACGGCCGCGCTGGCAGGCGGCGAGTCACCGACCCTGACCCTGACCGGTGCGGGCGGCGACGTGCTCACCTTCCGCGGCGAAGCCACCGCCGAAACGCGCTACGGCGGCGCGGGCGAGACGGCGTTCTACGAAGTCGCGCCCGAAACCAAGCCGTGCAGCCATCCGCTGATCCCGGACAAGCAGTGCCTGCAGGTGCGCGAAGTCCACTACGACGCCCAGGGCCTCAAGACCGGCACGCCGGGCGAATGGCAACCGCTGTACCAGGACATCGAAGGCTTCGAACACGTCGCCGGCACGCGCAACGTCGTGCGCGTGAAGCGCTATGCGATCAAGAACCCACCGGCCGACGCACCGTCGACGGCGTACGTGCTCGACATGGTGGTCGAGTCGGAGCTGGTGAAGGACGCGCCGCGCAAGTAA
- the glnA gene encoding type I glutamate--ammonia ligase translates to MSIEHVEKLIKDHKVEFVDLRFVDMRGVQHHVTFPKSIVEPSLFEDGKMFDGSSISGWKGINESDMVLLPDASTAFLDPFTADPTLVLTCDILDPATMQAYSRDPRGVAKRAEAYLKASGIADQAFFGPEPEFFIFDSVRFANDMGHTFFHIDSEEAHWNSGREYDGGNTGYRPMVKGGYFPVAPLDSLHDIRAEMCKTLEQVGMEVEVHHHEVANAGQCEIGTKFNSLVKKADELLTMKYVIKNVAHRNGKTATFMPKPIVGDNGSGMHVHQSLAKGGVNLFSGDGYGGLSQMALWYIGGIFKHARAINAFANSTTNSYKRLVPGYEAPVMLAYSARNRSASCRIPYVANPKARRIEIRFPDPMNSGYLVFAALMMAGLDGIKNQIDPGAPSDKDLYDLPPEEEKNIPTVCHSLDQALEALDKDRDFLKAGGVFTDDFIDGYIALKMQEVTRFRAATHPLEYQMYYTI, encoded by the coding sequence ATGTCGATCGAACACGTAGAAAAGCTCATCAAGGACCACAAGGTCGAATTCGTCGACCTGCGCTTCGTGGACATGCGTGGCGTGCAGCACCACGTCACCTTCCCGAAGTCGATCGTGGAGCCGAGCCTGTTCGAGGACGGCAAGATGTTCGACGGTTCCTCGATCAGCGGCTGGAAGGGCATCAACGAGTCCGACATGGTGCTGCTGCCCGACGCCAGCACCGCGTTCCTGGATCCGTTCACCGCCGATCCGACCCTCGTGCTGACCTGCGACATCCTCGACCCGGCCACCATGCAGGCCTATTCGCGCGATCCGCGCGGCGTCGCCAAGCGCGCCGAGGCCTACCTGAAGGCCAGTGGCATCGCCGACCAGGCCTTCTTCGGTCCGGAGCCCGAGTTCTTCATCTTCGACTCGGTCCGCTTCGCCAACGACATGGGCCACACCTTCTTCCACATCGACTCGGAAGAAGCTCACTGGAATTCCGGCCGTGAGTACGACGGCGGCAACACCGGCTACCGTCCGATGGTGAAGGGCGGCTACTTCCCCGTCGCGCCGCTGGATTCGCTGCACGACATCCGCGCCGAGATGTGCAAGACGCTGGAACAGGTCGGCATGGAAGTGGAAGTGCACCACCACGAAGTGGCCAACGCCGGCCAGTGCGAGATCGGCACCAAGTTCAACTCGCTGGTGAAGAAGGCCGACGAACTGCTGACGATGAAGTACGTCATCAAGAACGTCGCCCACCGCAACGGCAAGACCGCGACCTTCATGCCCAAGCCGATCGTCGGCGACAACGGCAGCGGCATGCACGTGCACCAGTCGCTGGCCAAGGGCGGCGTGAACCTGTTCTCCGGCGACGGCTACGGCGGCCTGTCGCAGATGGCGCTGTGGTACATCGGCGGCATCTTCAAGCATGCCCGCGCGATCAACGCCTTCGCCAACTCGACCACCAACAGCTACAAGCGCCTGGTGCCGGGTTACGAAGCGCCGGTGATGCTGGCCTACTCGGCCCGCAACCGCTCGGCGTCGTGCCGCATTCCGTACGTCGCCAACCCGAAGGCCCGTCGCATCGAGATCCGCTTCCCGGATCCGATGAACTCCGGCTACCTGGTCTTCGCCGCGCTGATGATGGCCGGCCTGGACGGCATCAAGAACCAGATCGACCCGGGCGCGCCGAGCGACAAGGACCTGTACGACCTGCCGCCGGAAGAAGAGAAGAACATCCCGACCGTGTGCCACAGCCTCGACCAGGCGCTGGAAGCGCTCGACAAGGATCGCGACTTCCTCAAGGCCGGCGGCGTGTTCACCGACGACTTCATCGACGGCTACATCGCGCTGAAGATGCAGGAAGTCACGCGCTTCCGCGCGGCGACGCACCCGCTCGAGTACCAGATGTACTACACGATCTGA
- a CDS encoding GNAT family N-acetyltransferase — translation MEIRTGGLDHPDVVALLQEHLQGMALLSPPESIHALDLDGLRDPRITFWSAWEGGELVGCGALKQLDGVHGEIKSMRTASRHRRKGVAAGLLEHILAEAGRRAYRQLSLETGSMQGFAPARALYARFGFALCGPFADYRQDPNSVFMTRAV, via the coding sequence ATGGAGATCCGCACCGGCGGTCTCGACCATCCCGATGTCGTCGCGCTGCTGCAGGAGCACCTGCAGGGCATGGCGCTTCTGTCTCCGCCGGAGAGCATCCACGCGCTCGACCTCGACGGTCTGCGGGATCCGCGGATCACCTTCTGGTCGGCATGGGAGGGCGGGGAACTCGTCGGCTGTGGCGCGCTGAAGCAGCTCGATGGCGTGCACGGAGAGATCAAGTCGATGCGCACCGCATCCAGGCACCGCCGCAAGGGGGTGGCGGCCGGATTGCTGGAGCACATCCTCGCCGAAGCCGGGCGTCGCGCTTACCGGCAGTTGAGTCTGGAAACCGGCTCGATGCAGGGCTTCGCACCGGCGCGCGCGCTGTACGCGCGCTTCGGTTTCGCACTGTGTGGTCCGTTCGCGGATTACAGGCAGGACCCGAACAGCGTCTTCATGACGCGGGCCGTGTAG
- a CDS encoding YbhB/YbcL family Raf kinase inhibitor-like protein: MQIRSQSFQHRERIPADFAAGQATADGFGFAPNRNPHLAWDDVPAGTKSFALVCIDPDVPTVPEMVGKEGVLIPSEQPRCDFVHWAMADIPADVREIAAGSCSDGVVPHGKQAPSGPAGSRQGVNDYTGWFAGNADMDGDWKGYDGPFPPPNDLRLHRYFFRLFALDVERLDLPARFTATDVFKAMHGHVIDEAALQGTYSLNPSVKG; the protein is encoded by the coding sequence ATGCAGATCCGCAGCCAGAGTTTCCAGCACCGCGAACGCATCCCGGCCGATTTCGCCGCCGGCCAGGCCACCGCGGATGGTTTCGGCTTCGCGCCGAACCGCAATCCGCACCTGGCCTGGGACGACGTGCCCGCCGGTACGAAATCCTTCGCGCTGGTATGCATCGATCCGGACGTGCCGACCGTGCCGGAAATGGTCGGCAAGGAAGGCGTGCTGATCCCGTCCGAGCAGCCGCGCTGCGATTTCGTGCACTGGGCGATGGCCGACATTCCCGCCGACGTGCGCGAGATCGCCGCCGGCAGCTGCAGCGACGGCGTAGTCCCGCATGGCAAGCAGGCGCCGTCCGGTCCGGCCGGTTCGCGCCAGGGCGTCAACGACTACACGGGCTGGTTCGCGGGCAACGCCGACATGGACGGCGACTGGAAGGGCTACGACGGCCCGTTCCCGCCGCCGAACGACCTGCGCCTGCACCGCTATTTCTTCCGTCTGTTCGCACTCGACGTCGAACGGCTGGACTTGCCCGCGCGCTTCACCGCCACCGACGTCTTCAAGGCGATGCACGGGCACGTGATCGACGAAGCCGCGTTGCAGGGTACGTACTCGCTCAATCCGTCGGTCAAGGGCTGA